From Segatella copri, the proteins below share one genomic window:
- a CDS encoding carboxylesterase/lipase family protein has protein sequence MKKLLLSIAFLLPAMGMMAQTQVTTAEGILEGKDLSGITVFKGIPFAAPPVGNLRWKAPQPVQKWQGVREAKEFGPNPMQEPLFGDMNFGTKTNSEDCLYLNIWTPAKTMKEHLPVLIYFNGGGLMAGSGSEPRYAGDAMARKGIISITANYREGIFGFFAHPQLSKETSYKGSGNYGFMDQVAAIQWVKDNIEAFGGDPNRITIVGESAGSMSVSALMASPLCQGLFAQAMGSSGSVMGFKKVATQKEAEEKGVQLAQKIAEKMGKKNGKKVGKKVGMKNLNELRALPAEELMKLAEVRAVPVYNIDGYFMKEQPVEVFAKGEQTKVPLLIGGNNQEMTPAAVLMGKQPTVENLKAGAKATFGEENIEELFRLYGINSDKDVLEQPGVNLASDIFLDYSTWKWGNMHKLTGGQPVYRYRYCHPRPAMAIKGKVAALAGGVVDAKEDAAPAPQDKGAVHSADIEYAMGTLPTNRVFNWQPEDYMISDIFNQYYVNFVKTGNPNGLGLPEWPSTNGKAVAPVLQIDVNTVVKTDAQMEKRYDFIDKLFWKKK, from the coding sequence ATGAAAAAACTACTCTTATCAATCGCCTTCCTGCTCCCTGCTATGGGAATGATGGCGCAGACTCAGGTAACGACTGCCGAAGGTATCCTCGAAGGAAAAGACCTCTCAGGCATCACAGTATTCAAGGGTATTCCGTTCGCTGCCCCTCCGGTAGGAAATCTCCGCTGGAAGGCTCCGCAGCCTGTACAGAAATGGCAGGGCGTTCGCGAGGCCAAGGAGTTCGGACCGAACCCGATGCAGGAACCTCTCTTCGGCGATATGAACTTCGGAACGAAGACCAACAGCGAGGATTGCCTCTACCTTAATATATGGACACCGGCAAAGACCATGAAGGAGCATCTGCCGGTACTCATTTATTTCAACGGCGGAGGATTGATGGCAGGTAGCGGAAGCGAACCTCGATATGCGGGCGATGCGATGGCACGCAAGGGCATCATCTCCATCACAGCCAACTATCGTGAGGGCATCTTCGGATTCTTCGCCCACCCACAGCTCTCTAAGGAAACATCCTACAAGGGTTCCGGCAACTATGGATTCATGGACCAGGTGGCTGCCATCCAGTGGGTAAAGGATAACATCGAGGCTTTCGGCGGCGACCCTAACCGCATCACCATCGTAGGCGAATCGGCAGGTTCCATGTCGGTCAGCGCTCTGATGGCTTCCCCTCTCTGTCAGGGACTCTTTGCGCAGGCAATGGGTTCCAGTGGTTCAGTGATGGGATTCAAGAAGGTGGCTACACAGAAGGAAGCCGAGGAGAAAGGAGTGCAGCTTGCCCAGAAAATAGCCGAGAAGATGGGTAAGAAAAACGGCAAGAAGGTGGGAAAGAAGGTTGGAATGAAGAACCTCAACGAACTTCGTGCCCTTCCTGCCGAGGAATTGATGAAGCTGGCGGAAGTAAGAGCGGTTCCTGTCTATAATATCGACGGATATTTTATGAAAGAACAGCCTGTAGAGGTATTTGCCAAGGGCGAGCAGACCAAGGTACCTCTGCTCATTGGCGGTAACAACCAGGAGATGACTCCTGCAGCCGTATTGATGGGCAAACAACCTACCGTCGAGAATCTGAAGGCGGGTGCCAAGGCTACATTTGGAGAAGAGAACATCGAAGAACTCTTCCGCCTCTACGGTATCAACAGTGATAAGGATGTATTGGAGCAGCCGGGCGTGAACCTAGCTTCGGATATCTTCCTCGATTATTCTACATGGAAGTGGGGCAACATGCACAAGCTGACAGGCGGACAGCCTGTTTACCGCTACCGCTATTGCCATCCTCGTCCTGCTATGGCCATCAAGGGCAAGGTGGCAGCATTGGCTGGCGGCGTGGTAGATGCCAAGGAAGATGCGGCTCCTGCGCCACAAGACAAGGGAGCCGTTCATTCTGCCGACATCGAGTATGCAATGGGTACATTGCCAACCAACCGCGTGTTCAACTGGCAGCCGGAGGATTATATGATCAGCGACATCTTCAACCAGTATTACGTCAATTTCGTAAAGACCGGCAATCCGAATGGTCTGGGTCTGCCTGAGTGGCCATCCACCAACGGCAAGGCAGTAGCCCCTGTGCTTCAGATAGACGTGAATACCGTCGTAAAAACTGATGCCCAGATGGAGAAGCGCTATGATTTCATAGACAAACTGTTTTGGAAGAAGAAATAA